From the genome of Corallococcus macrosporus DSM 14697:
CTGGCGCCGGACGCGCTGGTGGACGACGACCGGCGCTCCTTCGTGCTGCCAGTGCCCCGGGCGCTGAAGGCGCTGGTGGTGAATGGCTCGCCCCACGCGACGCGCTACCGGGACGAGGCCTTCTTCGTGGACGCGGCCCTCACCGCGCCGGGCTCGCCGGTGGAGGTGGCCACGCGCGACGCGGAGGTGGGCCTGCGCGAGGACTTCTCCGCCTACGACCTGGTGCTGCTGCTCAACGTGCCCGCGCCGAGCGCCGACGAGGCCCAGAAGCTGGCGGCCTTCGTGGAGCGCGGCGGCGGCCTCTTCATCAGCATGGGCGACCGGGTGAACCCGGACGCGTACAACCAGCGGCTGGGCCCGGTGCTGCCGCGCCCGCTGCGCCTGGTGCGCACCAGCGCGGAGCGCGACGACCCGGACGCGGACGCCAAGAGCGCGCGGCTGGCGCAGGTGTCCGTGGAGCACGTCCTCTTCTCTCCCTTCACGGGGCAGGCGGAGGAAGGGCTCGTGGGGGCGCGCTTCTACAAGTACATGCTGCTGGAGGCGGACTCGCCGGGCGAAAGCGGCGCCAGCCAGGTGCTGGCCACCTACGAGGACGGCGCGCCGGCGGTGGCGGTGGCGCGCAAGGGCAAGGGGCGCGTGGCGCTGCTCACCAGCACGGTGGACCGTGACTGGAGCGACTTCGCCATCCGCACCTCCTTCCTGCCGCTGATGCAGCGCTTCGCCGCGTACCTCACCGGCTCCCTGGACGAGCGCGAGGAGGTGCGCGTGCGCGTGGGCGAGAGCGCCACGCTGCGTCCGGAGGGCGCGCAGAAGGTGTCCGCGGTGCGCGCGCCGGATGGCAGCGACCTCCCCGTGAAGGAGCAGCCGGAGGGCACGCTGGTGGCCGGCCCGGTGATGGAGCCGGGCGTGTACTCGGTGCTGGGCGCGGACGGGAAGGTGCAGTCCGACCTGTCCTTCGCCGCCGTGCTCGAACCGTCCGAGAGCGACCTGGCCCGTGTGCCGGTGGACACCCTCACCGCCTACTTCGGAGAGGAGACGGTGAAGGCGTCCACGGGTGACGCGGACAAGCCGTCCGTGCCGCTGTGGACCTGGCTCATCCTGGCCGCGTGCCTGGCGTTCTTCTTCGAGGGCACGCTGCTGCGCAAGTAGCCAGCATCACTGCGTCAGAGGCCCGAGGCGTGGACCGGGAGGCCTGACAGGCGACGTGAGGCGCGCGCCCCAGGCTCGTGTGGTGGCGGGTGGGGCAGCGAGGCCACCAGGTGGCAATCACCCGCGCCATCACGCGGCGTGCCGTAACGAAGCTGTCGTGGAAGGGGCGTTCAGGTCGAGAGCGGCTGCGCGTGGGCTTCAGCCGCCCCTCTTGTTGCTGAGCACAGTGATAGAATCACGGCAGCAGCCCAAGGGGGGGCAACATGGTGCTGGTCGACATCTGGGAAGAGCACCTCGACGAAGCTTCCTTTCAGTGGGAGCAGTGGGAGCGAGCCCTGGTGGCCCCCGACTTCACGCTGCCGGAGGCCGCGGAGCGCGAGGAGCGCCTGCTGGCCCACCTTGAAGGCCTGGAGGAAGCCGCCGCACTCGACCCGGTGTTGCGCCCAGCCTTCGACTCCGAGGAGCATTCACGCCAGAGCGCGGCAACGTACGCGCTGCTGTCCCTGGGCGGGATGGATGAAGCGCTTGCACGATTCCAGGGTTCGTCGACGGAGGCTCGCGCCGGGCTCCGCCGCGCCTTGGAATTGAGCGAGGCGCCCTGCCTCGGCGCACGGCTGAGGGAGGTGCTGCAGAGCATCGAACCGGACGCGCAGGCCCACGCCCTGGAAGCGCTGGTCTTCCGTCAGGAAGCGCCACCAGGAATGCTGGCCCGCTTCTTCATGCACGATGAGCCCCGAGCGCGAATGGCGGCCCTGCGTGCGGCATGGCCCCTTCCCGAGGATGCCGTGAGCAGGCTGTTGCCGGTGCTCCTGGACTCCGCCCACCCAGGCATCCTCGCGGTCGCGATGGAAGCGGGATTGGCATCAGGCGTGCGGCTGGCCTGGGAGGCGTGTCTCAAGGCGGTGCATCGCCGCGAGCCGGGCATGCCCGAAGTCCTCACGCTCCTCGCGTTCGGCGGAGCAGATGCGGACACGGCCCTGCTGGTGGAGCTGCTGAAGTCACCCGAGCTGCGTCCGGATGTCCTGTGGGCACTGGGTTTCAGTGGACGCGTGACAGCCATGGAAGCCTGCCTGGAATACCTTTCGGAGCCCTCGGTGGCGCGACTGGCCGGCGAGGCCTTCTCAGCCATGACGGGTCTGCGGCTGGAGGGAGCATATGCATTGCCGTCTGGGACGCCTCCCGAACCATCGGATGACCTGGACGCAAGCCTTGTGCCCAGGCCGGAGGATGACCTGCCCTGGCCTCACGTGGCCGCCATCACCGCGTGGTGGAGTGAGGCACGCAAGCGCTTCGACAAGGGGACGCGTTTTCTGCTGGGGCAACCCTTCAGCGGCTCCGTCCTGGTGGAC
Proteins encoded in this window:
- a CDS encoding BatA domain-containing protein, whose amino-acid sequence is MTFGNPWMLLGALGALIPLLVHLFDRRRPRPHPFGPLAFVMRSQKRTASRLKLKRLLLYALRTLILLAIPMALARPELTRDAAAAQVVKGPAATAIILDASLSMRWSDGTPLFERARDEARDALKDLLPEEPATVLVCTQSPAAPPPPGFDRGRLRSLVDEAKATSGTADLSRCLDMAARALEENPMPAKRLVLVSDMTAAAFRLEAPPPTVKGPTGAPVKPEVVLRDAAEGLEVLNNRAIVDLKVEPALQAGPRTFQFTFTVRNFGTEAVKDLEAAVRVGESTLAKGFVDLPPGGTTQKTLTVRFPQGGTVLGQVTLAPDALVDDDRRSFVLPVPRALKALVVNGSPHATRYRDEAFFVDAALTAPGSPVEVATRDAEVGLREDFSAYDLVLLLNVPAPSADEAQKLAAFVERGGGLFISMGDRVNPDAYNQRLGPVLPRPLRLVRTSAERDDPDADAKSARLAQVSVEHVLFSPFTGQAEEGLVGARFYKYMLLEADSPGESGASQVLATYEDGAPAVAVARKGKGRVALLTSTVDRDWSDFAIRTSFLPLMQRFAAYLTGSLDEREEVRVRVGESATLRPEGAQKVSAVRAPDGSDLPVKEQPEGTLVAGPVMEPGVYSVLGADGKVQSDLSFAAVLEPSESDLARVPVDTLTAYFGEETVKASTGDADKPSVPLWTWLILAACLAFFFEGTLLRK
- a CDS encoding TIGR02270 family protein is translated as MVLVDIWEEHLDEASFQWEQWERALVAPDFTLPEAAEREERLLAHLEGLEEAAALDPVLRPAFDSEEHSRQSAATYALLSLGGMDEALARFQGSSTEARAGLRRALELSEAPCLGARLREVLQSIEPDAQAHALEALVFRQEAPPGMLARFFMHDEPRARMAALRAAWPLPEDAVSRLLPVLLDSAHPGILAVAMEAGLASGVRLAWEACLKAVHRREPGMPEVLTLLAFGGADADTALLVELLKSPELRPDVLWALGFSGRVTAMEACLEYLSEPSVARLAGEAFSAMTGLRLEGAYALPSGTPPEPSDDLDASLVPRPEDDLPWPHVAAITAWWSEARKRFDKGTRFLLGQPFSGSVLVDALETSPMRRRDVLARELAIRTRGKHVIPTRAFSRRQRVALAEARTDCAHVRGLPLIHALR